A section of the Leptospira kobayashii genome encodes:
- a CDS encoding DUF1003 domain-containing protein, whose product MDFKKCAVCNKDYPSAELILGDNIHHEIERLIKVDRPGWKDSSYICKNDYEKYRISHIIELISDEHSQIEKLESEVVRNIKASELVTSSLSPDSNQEFTFGEKIADKVAEFGGSWKFIILFFVLLTAWIVINSHFLLTKPFDPFPFILMNLILSCLAAIQAPIIMMSQNRQEAKDRLRAENDYKINLKAEIEIRTLHEKVDHLLLAQWSKMIEIQKLQIDLLSEIREKVKTEKI is encoded by the coding sequence ATGGACTTTAAAAAATGTGCCGTATGTAACAAGGATTACCCTTCCGCCGAATTGATTTTAGGCGATAATATCCATCATGAAATCGAAAGATTGATCAAAGTGGATCGCCCCGGTTGGAAAGATTCTTCTTACATTTGTAAAAACGACTACGAAAAATACAGAATTTCCCATATCATCGAATTGATTTCCGATGAACATTCCCAGATAGAAAAATTGGAATCCGAAGTGGTTCGCAATATCAAAGCAAGCGAGTTGGTTACTTCCAGTTTAAGTCCCGATTCAAACCAGGAATTCACATTCGGTGAAAAGATAGCGGACAAAGTTGCGGAGTTCGGTGGAAGTTGGAAATTCATCATTCTATTTTTTGTTCTTCTAACAGCATGGATTGTGATAAATAGTCACTTTTTACTTACCAAACCGTTCGATCCTTTTCCCTTTATACTAATGAACCTGATTCTTTCCTGTTTGGCGGCAATTCAGGCACCGATCATTATGATGAGCCAAAACAGACAGGAAGCAAAAGACAGATTGCGCGCGGAAAATGATTATAAAATCAATCTTAAAGCGGAAATCGAAATCAGAACTCTTCATGAGAAAGTGGATCATTTGTTACTGGCACAATGGTCCAAAATGATTGAGATACAAAAACTGCAGATAGATTTGTTATCTGAAATTCGGGAAAAAGTCAAAACCGAAAAGATATAA
- the rodA gene encoding rod shape-determining protein RodA, which produces MAERNTEKLDYFLIFSVIIVALAGVLTLYTQEANTADGLGRWYKQFLFLFVGLAAMWFMSRINYQLIGSYALFIYLFSLVLLILTLIPGIGYLPSARGARSWLKLGPITLQASEFSKLATVILLGQYLVLKEKEMHKITVLIVPFIICLVPMLFILLQPDFGTAVSFLPMLFTMLFLGGADILHIGSLLTFGGISLIVPMYLAYSRLTLVQPLIDLLRKENKLELVSLVSQVQGKIWPILDGKKISGVEIPGFQNPKNIQAIREAAEAVKDEFGSLGFKILSNEAFMVGLGGLLALISLGMIFFRIARGSKTIRQYYIPIGIIGISILAAFAVHKSIPFRENQVIRLTAFINPDQFKQGAGYQLRASKPAVGSGKLFGKGLFHGEMTEGRVPHVPEAGTDFIFASWAEQTGFIGSILLLFFLLSIPLRGLQISFESKDRFGSLLAAGIVAMIFFHIAINVGIVIGLLPVTGIPLTFMSYGGSHLLMAMTAVGIILSIKKRKFAN; this is translated from the coding sequence ATGGCAGAACGTAACACAGAAAAACTGGATTATTTTTTAATATTTTCCGTAATCATTGTCGCACTTGCGGGAGTTTTAACTCTTTATACCCAGGAAGCAAACACTGCGGACGGACTGGGAAGATGGTACAAACAGTTCCTATTTTTATTCGTAGGGCTTGCAGCCATGTGGTTCATGTCCCGAATCAACTACCAGTTGATAGGTTCCTACGCGTTATTCATTTACCTGTTTTCACTCGTACTCCTGATACTCACGTTGATTCCCGGTATCGGATACTTACCATCCGCGAGGGGAGCTCGTTCCTGGTTGAAGCTCGGGCCGATCACACTTCAGGCATCCGAATTTTCAAAATTAGCGACTGTGATTTTACTCGGCCAGTATTTGGTTTTGAAAGAAAAAGAAATGCATAAGATTACGGTATTGATCGTACCATTTATTATATGTTTGGTGCCGATGCTATTTATTCTTTTACAACCGGACTTCGGAACGGCGGTGTCTTTTCTACCTATGTTATTCACGATGTTGTTTCTGGGTGGTGCCGACATTTTGCACATCGGATCGCTTCTTACCTTCGGTGGGATTTCGCTGATCGTACCGATGTATCTGGCATACTCCAGACTAACACTAGTTCAACCATTGATCGACCTACTGAGAAAAGAAAACAAATTGGAACTTGTTTCTCTGGTATCGCAAGTACAAGGTAAAATTTGGCCTATTTTGGACGGTAAAAAAATCAGTGGAGTCGAAATCCCCGGATTTCAGAATCCCAAAAATATCCAGGCCATCCGGGAAGCAGCCGAGGCAGTCAAAGATGAGTTCGGAAGTCTTGGATTTAAAATCCTTTCCAACGAAGCGTTTATGGTAGGATTAGGCGGGCTTTTAGCACTGATCAGCTTGGGAATGATATTCTTCAGAATCGCGCGCGGTTCCAAAACAATCCGCCAGTATTACATCCCCATCGGGATCATAGGGATTTCCATCTTAGCTGCATTTGCCGTTCACAAATCCATCCCTTTCCGGGAAAACCAAGTCATTCGCCTAACAGCATTTATTAACCCTGACCAATTCAAACAAGGGGCCGGTTACCAACTTCGCGCTTCCAAACCTGCGGTCGGTTCGGGTAAGTTATTCGGAAAAGGGCTTTTTCACGGGGAGATGACGGAAGGAAGAGTCCCTCATGTACCGGAAGCGGGAACGGATTTTATTTTTGCTTCCTGGGCGGAACAAACCGGATTTATAGGAAGTATTTTGCTTTTATTCTTTTTGCTTTCGATTCCACTCAGAGGATTACAAATCAGTTTTGAAAGTAAGGATAGGTTCGGTTCCTTACTTGCAGCAGGGATCGTAGCAATGATTTTTTTCCATATAGCGATCAACGTAGGAATTGTCATCGGATTGCTTCCTGTAACAGGGATTCCTCTTACGTTTATGAGTTACGGAGGATCGCATTTGTTAATGGCAATGACCGCCGTGGGCATCATCCTATCCATCAAAAAACGTAAATTTGCAAACTGA